The following proteins are encoded in a genomic region of Natrinema sp. HArc-T2:
- the ftsZ gene encoding cell division protein FtsZ — protein MQDIVQDALENAEEEAREMDVSMDDDEFGDPRIVIVGCGGAGNNTINRLYNIGVDGADTVAINTDKQHLKMIEADTKILVGKSLTNGLGAGGDPSMGERATEMAQGTIKEVLGDADLVFVTAGMGGGTGTGAAPVVSEIAKEQGAIVVGMVSTPFNVERARTVKAEEGLEKLREQADSIIVLDNNRLLDYVPNLPIGKAFSVMDQIIAETVKGISETITQPSLINLDYADMSTIMNQGGVAVMLVGETQDKNKTDEVVKDAMNHPLLDVDYRGASGGLVHITGGPDLTLKEAEGIADNITERLEASANVIWGARIQDNYKGKVRVMAIMTGVQSAQVLGPTTQKQADKSRQSIEGVSDTDFDASNHIEDGGTGRGAHSDGGRNELERQNGVDVIR, from the coding sequence ATGCAGGATATCGTCCAAGACGCCTTAGAGAACGCGGAAGAGGAGGCCCGAGAGATGGATGTCTCGATGGACGATGACGAGTTCGGGGACCCCCGAATCGTGATCGTCGGCTGTGGCGGTGCGGGTAACAACACCATCAACCGGCTGTACAACATCGGCGTCGACGGCGCCGACACCGTCGCGATCAACACGGACAAACAGCACCTCAAGATGATCGAGGCCGACACGAAGATCCTCGTCGGCAAGTCGCTCACGAACGGGCTCGGTGCTGGCGGCGACCCGTCGATGGGCGAGCGTGCGACCGAGATGGCCCAAGGCACGATCAAAGAGGTCCTCGGCGACGCGGACCTCGTGTTCGTGACCGCCGGGATGGGTGGTGGCACCGGCACGGGTGCCGCCCCCGTCGTCTCGGAGATCGCCAAAGAGCAGGGTGCGATCGTCGTCGGCATGGTCTCGACTCCGTTTAACGTCGAGCGTGCCCGTACGGTCAAAGCCGAAGAAGGCTTAGAGAAACTGCGCGAGCAGGCCGACTCGATCATCGTCCTCGACAACAACCGGTTGCTCGATTACGTCCCGAACCTGCCGATCGGCAAGGCGTTCTCGGTGATGGACCAGATCATCGCCGAAACCGTCAAAGGCATCTCGGAGACGATCACCCAGCCCTCGCTGATCAACTTGGACTACGCCGACATGTCCACGATCATGAACCAGGGTGGCGTCGCCGTCATGCTGGTCGGCGAGACCCAGGACAAGAACAAGACCGACGAGGTCGTCAAGGACGCAATGAACCACCCACTGCTGGACGTCGACTACCGCGGCGCGTCGGGCGGACTCGTCCACATCACCGGCGGCCCCGACCTCACGCTCAAAGAGGCCGAAGGCATCGCCGACAACATCACCGAACGCCTCGAGGCCTCGGCGAACGTCATCTGGGGAGCCCGCATTCAGGACAACTACAAGGGCAAAGTACGCGTCATGGCGATCATGACCGGCGTCCAGAGCGCGCAGGTGCTCGGTCCGACGACCCAGAAACAGGCCGACAAATCCCGTCAGAGCATCGAGGGCGTCAGCGATACCGACTTCGACGCGAGTAACCACATCGAGGACGGTGGCACCGGACGCGGTGCCCACAGCGACGGCGGTCGCAACGAACTCGAGCGACAGAACGGCGTCGACGTGATCCGGTAA
- a CDS encoding helix-turn-helix domain-containing protein: MLLTTFRIDYPILRTALTHASDIEITWERSDLIGDGTHRMLVWADGPAFGTFESGLEADPTVKSPTRVIEFDERRLYQLELTAEGRRASVYPTVVETGAILQDATATDEGWDIRAALPDEETLDQYHTFFMSRDFDVELKQLYEDWKPSYCSQPRFGLTDRQHEILVAAVDEGYLDIPRSCSLAELGTQFDISSNAASERFRRGTKALIENTVYPNDHPT, translated from the coding sequence ATGCTGCTCACGACATTCCGGATCGACTATCCTATTTTACGAACGGCGCTCACGCATGCATCCGACATCGAAATCACGTGGGAACGATCGGATCTCATTGGCGACGGAACACATCGAATGCTCGTCTGGGCTGATGGTCCCGCGTTCGGCACGTTCGAATCCGGGCTCGAGGCAGATCCCACCGTCAAGTCGCCGACGCGGGTGATCGAATTCGACGAACGACGGCTCTACCAGCTCGAGTTAACGGCCGAAGGACGCCGCGCTAGCGTCTATCCAACCGTGGTCGAGACGGGAGCGATCTTACAGGATGCAACGGCGACCGACGAGGGATGGGACATCCGCGCTGCGCTCCCGGACGAGGAGACACTCGATCAGTACCATACGTTCTTTATGAGTCGTGATTTCGACGTCGAGCTCAAGCAACTGTACGAAGACTGGAAACCGAGCTACTGTTCGCAGCCGCGATTCGGGCTGACGGATCGACAACACGAAATACTCGTTGCGGCCGTCGACGAGGGGTATCTCGACATTCCGCGCTCGTGTTCGCTCGCCGAACTCGGAACACAGTTCGACATCTCGTCGAACGCAGCATCGGAGCGGTTCCGCCGCGGCACCAAAGCACTCATCGAGAACACGGTGTATCCGAACGACCACCCAACGTAA
- a CDS encoding zinc ribbon domain-containing protein: MSKITFRADDDLVAQLEALEASKSEAMREALRAYLEDEVTRGSDTRSDAEREHAGAIDDLVRDRVDDRLDTRLRELGLDRASTRARDSPSPQDVTISISLDSPTDASDELSAVDVDRTRETAGDDQRPDQSHERTASQPRDDGVQCNQCGDHLEGDHVYCPNCGEKASRRLFCECGDEIRSDWSFCPSCGRRTPAADVLESDSTQY, translated from the coding sequence ATGAGTAAGATCACGTTCCGTGCCGACGACGACCTCGTCGCGCAACTCGAGGCCCTCGAGGCGTCCAAGAGCGAAGCCATGCGGGAGGCACTTCGCGCATATCTCGAGGACGAGGTGACTCGGGGGAGTGACACACGCTCCGATGCGGAACGGGAGCACGCGGGTGCGATCGACGACCTCGTGCGTGATCGCGTCGACGACCGACTCGATACGCGATTACGGGAGTTAGGACTCGATCGCGCGAGCACGCGAGCGCGCGATTCGCCATCACCACAGGACGTCACCATCTCGATCTCGCTCGACAGTCCGACAGACGCGTCGGACGAACTGAGTGCGGTCGATGTCGACCGGACCCGTGAGACAGCGGGTGACGACCAGCGACCAGATCAGTCACACGAACGGACAGCGTCCCAGCCACGTGACGACGGTGTGCAGTGCAACCAGTGTGGCGACCACCTTGAGGGCGACCACGTCTACTGTCCCAACTGCGGCGAAAAGGCGTCGCGACGATTGTTCTGTGAGTGTGGCGACGAGATCCGGTCCGACTGGTCGTTCTGTCCCAGCTGCGGTCGTCGGACGCCCGCGGCGGACGTTCTCGAGTCGGACAGTACGCAGTACTGA
- a CDS encoding heavy-metal-associated domain-containing protein yields the protein MATAKAHQIQVSDMMCNGCEDTIQHELRHADGVKRVSANHIEGTVEIEGDDHLDLENLADTINDLGFTAT from the coding sequence ATGGCAACAGCAAAAGCCCACCAGATACAGGTCTCTGACATGATGTGCAACGGCTGCGAAGACACGATACAGCACGAGCTGCGCCACGCCGACGGTGTCAAACGAGTCAGCGCAAACCACATTGAGGGAACAGTCGAAATCGAGGGCGACGACCATCTCGATCTCGAGAACCTGGCCGACACGATCAACGACCTCGGGTTCACCGCTACATAA
- a CDS encoding ABC transporter permease codes for MSVSRAVVRLRAVIGLALAQLRRSPGRTVLTVLAVTLAVLSVTVLASLGAGVIEKSEQGLDNANRDIWISRSPVDPAASGAENPIAGSHGVAAELTARDDIASASPIAMYDVYVGSSPSDLERRPAVGVQATHDGFDFQAGRGFDIDDDAAASPPPDDPQRRELVLDPRVADELGVSVGETIYIGTSRHTAANNEFTVVGISGYYSQYLGSPTVTVPLGDLQAVAGTSGTDRATFITADVAADADRDAVAADLSEQYPEYDVRTSDNQVQSMLEERTALLASGATLVGLAILGGIILTANLFALVAHQQREELAALRAIGLSRGLLAGTIGTQGLVIGLLGGVLAVAATPLAVLGLNRFSASVLGFEQLLQTPPDIYAGGFALAFVAGTIVAVVAGWRAGRYARVEHLEA; via the coding sequence ATGAGTGTGAGCCGAGCGGTCGTGCGGCTGCGTGCGGTCATCGGGCTTGCACTCGCACAGCTGCGCCGATCGCCCGGACGAACCGTCCTGACTGTGCTCGCGGTCACGCTGGCGGTGCTCTCGGTGACGGTGCTTGCGAGCCTCGGCGCGGGCGTCATCGAAAAGAGCGAACAGGGGCTGGACAACGCCAACCGAGACATCTGGATCTCTCGATCACCGGTCGATCCGGCGGCCAGTGGCGCGGAAAACCCGATCGCCGGCTCACACGGCGTGGCTGCCGAACTCACCGCACGGGACGATATCGCGTCGGCCTCTCCGATCGCGATGTACGATGTCTACGTCGGCTCGAGTCCATCCGACCTCGAGCGCCGGCCCGCAGTCGGTGTCCAGGCGACCCACGACGGGTTCGACTTCCAGGCGGGGCGCGGATTCGACATCGACGACGACGCTGCCGCCAGTCCCCCACCGGACGATCCCCAGCGCCGTGAGCTCGTACTCGATCCGCGGGTCGCCGACGAACTGGGGGTGTCGGTCGGTGAGACGATTTACATCGGGACCAGCCGGCACACGGCAGCGAACAACGAGTTCACTGTCGTCGGCATCTCGGGGTACTACTCGCAGTATCTGGGCTCGCCGACGGTGACGGTCCCGCTCGGCGACTTACAGGCCGTCGCCGGGACATCGGGCACCGATCGGGCGACGTTCATCACCGCCGACGTGGCCGCAGACGCCGACCGCGACGCCGTCGCAGCAGACCTCAGCGAGCAGTACCCCGAGTACGATGTCCGGACCAGCGACAACCAGGTACAGTCGATGCTCGAGGAACGCACGGCCCTGCTCGCAAGCGGCGCGACGCTGGTCGGGCTGGCTATCCTCGGCGGAATCATTCTGACGGCCAACCTGTTCGCGCTCGTGGCTCACCAGCAACGCGAGGAGCTCGCGGCGCTGCGGGCGATCGGGCTCTCGCGTGGCCTGCTCGCCGGCACGATCGGCACGCAGGGACTCGTCATCGGCCTGCTCGGTGGCGTTCTCGCCGTTGCGGCGACGCCACTGGCCGTCCTCGGGTTGAACCGGTTCTCGGCGTCGGTGCTCGGCTTCGAGCAACTCCTGCAGACACCACCCGATATCTACGCTGGCGGGTTCGCACTCGCGTTCGTCGCTGGGACCATCGTCGCGGTCGTCGCCGGCTGGCGGGCCGGTCGCTACGCCCGGGTCGAACATCTCGAGGCTTGA
- a CDS encoding FtsX-like permease family protein produces MSDESDDPSDDLETRRRRRWTGLVSLTVSRWWQRATGTTAGRIVSTVAAVALTIAFLLVVTGIALALADGGVTTTDDATVRILPDEQQTLSSVDGVEGPRLGATNERARQLRAHDGVAHASPVLIETGRLEAGGDPQTVQLIGVVPDGTSRTVAGLPLDRLEEGDPHYANGSYDGPRAGEIVLSRTAADRLGASAGDEVTVSMGPIRSSDLSVTVTAVADTDGGEDGAPVALVHASELQSLSGAADGELADRVVVWGDAEIAQSAAADAYPKASVTVSGTTDPTALFEDGLAFATSAIALIVGVTICASFVATTMGMTVDEDRRTLAVLESIGVPTRGRLAVIAISTGITTLVGSVVGVGLGAAGIAGVNAVAGATVAPGAVAQFHPLFVPYGIAVAVLSGLVAVPYPLAVAARTSVLSEVGR; encoded by the coding sequence ATGTCCGATGAGTCAGACGACCCGTCCGACGACCTCGAGACGCGGCGACGCAGGCGGTGGACTGGGCTGGTCTCCCTGACGGTCTCGCGGTGGTGGCAGCGAGCGACGGGGACGACGGCGGGCCGGATCGTCTCGACTGTCGCCGCCGTCGCGCTGACGATTGCGTTCTTGCTGGTGGTGACAGGGATCGCGCTTGCGCTGGCCGACGGCGGCGTCACGACCACCGACGACGCGACCGTCCGTATTCTACCGGACGAACAGCAGACGTTGTCGTCCGTCGACGGGGTCGAGGGACCGCGCCTCGGGGCGACCAACGAGCGGGCCAGACAGCTTCGCGCACACGACGGCGTCGCACACGCCTCGCCGGTACTGATCGAAACGGGCCGTCTCGAGGCAGGTGGCGACCCACAGACCGTCCAACTCATCGGCGTCGTTCCGGATGGCACGTCGCGGACCGTTGCGGGGCTTCCGCTGGACCGCCTCGAGGAAGGGGATCCACACTACGCGAACGGCTCGTATGACGGCCCACGAGCGGGCGAGATCGTGCTCTCGCGCACCGCTGCAGACCGGCTCGGTGCGTCCGCTGGTGACGAGGTGACTGTCTCCATGGGACCGATTCGGTCGAGCGACCTCTCGGTGACGGTGACGGCGGTCGCGGATACTGACGGCGGCGAGGACGGCGCACCGGTCGCGCTCGTCCACGCGAGCGAACTCCAGTCGCTGTCCGGAGCCGCCGACGGGGAACTCGCCGATCGGGTGGTGGTCTGGGGTGACGCCGAGATCGCGCAGTCGGCTGCCGCCGATGCCTATCCAAAGGCGTCGGTCACGGTCTCTGGTACGACCGATCCCACCGCGCTGTTCGAGGACGGGCTGGCGTTTGCGACCAGCGCGATCGCGCTGATCGTCGGCGTGACGATCTGTGCGTCGTTCGTCGCGACGACGATGGGGATGACTGTCGACGAGGATCGACGGACGCTCGCCGTCCTCGAGTCGATCGGCGTCCCCACGCGGGGCCGTCTCGCCGTGATCGCGATTTCGACGGGAATTACGACGCTCGTCGGATCGGTCGTGGGTGTCGGGCTCGGCGCGGCAGGAATCGCCGGTGTCAACGCGGTCGCGGGCGCGACCGTCGCGCCGGGCGCGGTCGCACAGTTCCATCCGCTGTTCGTGCCCTACGGGATCGCCGTCGCCGTGCTGTCGGGGCTCGTCGCCGTTCCCTATCCCCTGGCAGTGGCCGCGCGAACGTCCGTCCTGTCGGAGGTGGGCCGATGA
- a CDS encoding alpha/beta fold hydrolase: MRHRIFNDDGDEDLVFVMGWGNRWTHENVSWLLGQLTEAGYRVHAFELPTDIDDFKADWLEPVAEYVRDLEGYQLLGHSAGALIAQALDGADNHVYMSPWWGYGDAFPEPVLEAVSLVPTTYPCLPVGGMDREALGERATDHQLATLPSWVSPAFVRETRRAQQDLLTIDHDAVVFCSLRDPVISLRPIGERVPADHVVLYDGGHELFSTVARDRYVDLVLDALENGSDAVEERPTVPA; the protein is encoded by the coding sequence ATGCGACACCGGATCTTCAACGACGACGGCGACGAGGACCTCGTCTTCGTCATGGGCTGGGGCAACCGTTGGACCCACGAGAACGTCAGCTGGCTCCTCGGACAGCTGACCGAGGCCGGCTATCGGGTCCATGCATTCGAGCTCCCCACGGATATCGATGACTTCAAAGCCGACTGGCTCGAGCCAGTCGCCGAGTACGTCCGCGACCTTGAGGGGTACCAGTTGCTCGGTCACAGCGCGGGTGCACTCATCGCCCAGGCCCTCGATGGCGCGGACAACCACGTCTACATGAGTCCGTGGTGGGGCTACGGCGACGCGTTCCCGGAGCCGGTGCTCGAGGCGGTTTCGCTGGTACCGACCACGTACCCGTGTCTGCCCGTCGGCGGAATGGACCGCGAGGCGCTGGGCGAGCGGGCGACCGACCACCAGCTCGCGACGCTGCCCTCGTGGGTCTCGCCGGCGTTCGTCCGGGAAACCCGTCGCGCACAGCAGGACTTGCTGACGATCGACCACGACGCCGTCGTCTTCTGCTCGCTTCGCGATCCCGTCATCAGCCTCCGACCGATCGGCGAGCGCGTCCCCGCCGATCACGTCGTCCTCTACGACGGCGGCCACGAGCTGTTCTCCACTGTCGCCCGCGATCGGTACGTTGATCTCGTCCTTGACGCCCTCGAGAACGGGTCTGACGCCGTCGAGGAGCGACCGACGGTTCCTGCCTGA
- a CDS encoding TIGR00269 family protein produces MDCNRCDEEAIMHAAYSGAHLCADHFSESVEKRVRRRVRRDDLVPHDATPENPQTWVIGLSGGKDSVVLTQILHDTFAEDPRIELVGLTIHEGIEGYRDKSLEACVDLTDDLDIRHEVVSYEEEFGVRMDDVVEDDPENMAACAYCGVFRRDLLSRYADELEADLLLTGHNLDDEAQSALMNFLEGDVEQMAKHFDASLGPLSERDEQDEFVPRAKPLRDIPEKEVALYAHVNDLPAHITECPHSSEAYRGEIQQLLYGLEENHPGTRHSILSGYEELAGILSKEFSGDDGADLQECVECGSTTTREVCRKCTLLESLV; encoded by the coding sequence ATGGACTGCAACCGGTGTGACGAGGAGGCGATCATGCATGCCGCCTACTCCGGGGCCCACCTCTGTGCGGATCATTTCAGCGAATCGGTCGAAAAGCGGGTTCGCCGCCGCGTGCGCCGAGACGATCTCGTCCCACACGACGCGACGCCCGAGAACCCACAGACCTGGGTGATCGGCCTCTCCGGGGGCAAAGACAGCGTCGTCCTCACGCAGATTCTCCACGACACCTTTGCTGAGGATCCCCGCATCGAACTCGTCGGGTTGACGATCCACGAAGGGATCGAAGGCTATCGCGACAAGAGCCTCGAGGCCTGCGTGGACCTCACCGACGACCTCGACATCCGCCACGAAGTCGTCAGCTACGAGGAGGAGTTCGGCGTCCGGATGGACGACGTCGTCGAGGACGACCCCGAAAACATGGCCGCCTGTGCCTACTGTGGGGTCTTTCGCCGAGACTTGCTCTCGAGATACGCCGACGAACTCGAGGCCGACCTCCTGTTGACGGGCCACAATCTGGACGACGAGGCTCAGTCGGCGCTGATGAACTTCCTTGAGGGCGACGTCGAGCAGATGGCGAAACACTTCGATGCCAGCCTCGGCCCGCTTTCCGAGCGGGACGAACAGGACGAGTTCGTCCCGCGTGCGAAACCGCTGCGCGACATCCCCGAAAAGGAAGTCGCGCTCTACGCCCACGTCAACGACCTTCCTGCCCACATTACGGAGTGTCCCCACTCGAGCGAGGCCTACCGCGGCGAGATCCAGCAACTCCTCTACGGACTCGAGGAGAACCACCCCGGCACACGCCACTCGATTCTCTCGGGATACGAAGAACTGGCCGGCATCCTCTCCAAGGAATTCAGCGGCGACGATGGCGCCGACCTCCAGGAGTGTGTCGAGTGTGGCTCGACGACTACTCGCGAGGTTTGTCGGAAGTGTACGCTGCTCGAGTCGCTCGTTTAA
- a CDS encoding ABC transporter ATP-binding protein, which yields MFNRSAQDSHSSATEADARDSTTAVRLEAVTHQYGSSGGRLRSSDERTVTALRDVSFDVPMGAIVGLEGPSGSGKSTILHAVAGLLVPTEGRVLLCGTDLTTLSDAARTRMRRRHIGIVFQRFHLLPSLSARANVALPLVQAGISRSDRRARATALLEAVGLGDRGTHLPGELSGGERQRVAIARALSTDPDVIVADEPTGELDTATGTDVLELLTDIGRDRAVLVASHDAATLSVTDRVITLCDGRVDDVR from the coding sequence ATGTTCAACCGATCAGCACAGGATTCGCACTCGTCGGCGACCGAGGCGGACGCTCGTGACTCGACGACGGCGGTTCGTCTCGAGGCTGTCACCCACCAGTACGGATCGAGTGGTGGTCGGCTCCGCTCGAGCGACGAGCGAACGGTGACTGCGCTCCGTGACGTGTCGTTCGACGTGCCGATGGGCGCTATCGTCGGACTCGAGGGGCCAAGCGGGAGCGGAAAGTCGACGATCTTGCACGCGGTCGCGGGGCTGCTGGTGCCGACGGAGGGTCGCGTGCTGTTGTGCGGGACCGACCTCACGACACTGTCCGACGCGGCGCGGACCCGGATGCGGCGGCGTCACATCGGCATCGTCTTCCAGCGGTTTCACCTTCTGCCGTCGCTGTCTGCTCGCGCGAACGTCGCGTTACCGCTCGTGCAGGCCGGCATCTCGCGTTCCGACCGGCGAGCACGTGCGACGGCGCTGCTCGAGGCGGTCGGACTGGGGGATCGCGGCACACACTTACCCGGCGAATTAAGCGGCGGTGAGCGCCAGCGCGTCGCGATCGCCCGGGCGCTGTCGACGGATCCGGACGTGATCGTCGCCGACGAGCCGACGGGCGAACTCGACACGGCAACTGGGACGGACGTCCTCGAGTTGCTCACCGACATCGGCCGCGATCGGGCGGTGCTGGTCGCGTCACACGACGCGGCCACGCTGTCGGTCACAGATCGCGTCATCACGCTTTGTGACGGTCGGGTGGACGATGTCCGATGA
- a CDS encoding ribbon-helix-helix domain-containing protein, whose amino-acid sequence MERVTLRIPKQQIEEVEQLVDSGEFPNRSEAIRSAVREMINEQADGPTEQSGKRNWAKV is encoded by the coding sequence ATGGAGCGTGTGACACTGCGAATCCCAAAGCAGCAGATCGAGGAAGTAGAGCAACTGGTCGACTCGGGCGAGTTCCCGAACCGGAGCGAGGCGATCCGGTCGGCAGTCCGTGAGATGATCAACGAACAGGCCGACGGCCCCACCGAGCAGTCCGGCAAACGCAACTGGGCGAAGGTGTAA
- a CDS encoding aldo/keto reductase, with product MESVSLHGVNVPALGLGTWPMTGTQCTEAVTTALEFGYRHVDTAQMYDNEDAIGTAIADSSVDRDDVFVTTKLLRENLRRDDALASFQRSLERLGTEYVDLLLIHAPNPDVPIDETIAVMNRLQDEGSVRHIGVSNFSIAHLQAAVAASETPILTNQVLYHPYRDQSALLEFCRDNEIMLTAYSPLAEGQIATDETLAEIGATYDKTAAQVALRWLLQQEQVSTIPKASSREHLRENIDVFDFELTDAEMDRIFAL from the coding sequence ATGGAATCCGTGTCGCTCCACGGTGTCAACGTTCCAGCACTCGGCCTCGGCACCTGGCCGATGACGGGAACGCAGTGTACCGAGGCCGTAACGACCGCACTCGAGTTCGGCTATCGACATGTCGATACCGCCCAGATGTATGACAACGAAGACGCGATCGGGACAGCAATCGCCGACTCGAGCGTCGATCGGGACGACGTCTTCGTGACGACGAAACTCCTCCGAGAGAACCTGCGACGCGACGACGCACTCGCGTCGTTCCAGCGATCGCTCGAGCGTCTCGGGACGGAGTACGTGGACCTGCTGTTGATTCACGCGCCGAACCCGGACGTCCCCATCGACGAGACGATCGCGGTCATGAACCGACTGCAGGACGAAGGTTCGGTTCGGCATATCGGCGTGAGTAACTTCTCGATCGCGCACTTGCAAGCGGCGGTGGCCGCCTCCGAGACGCCGATCCTGACGAATCAAGTACTGTACCATCCCTACCGTGATCAGTCGGCCCTGCTCGAGTTCTGCCGGGACAACGAGATCATGCTGACCGCCTACAGCCCGCTGGCTGAGGGGCAAATCGCGACCGACGAGACGCTGGCCGAGATCGGCGCGACATACGACAAGACGGCAGCACAGGTCGCGCTCCGCTGGCTGCTCCAGCAGGAGCAGGTGTCGACGATTCCGAAAGCCTCGTCCCGCGAGCACCTCCGCGAAAACATCGACGTCTTCGATTTCGAGCTGACCGACGCGGAGATGGATCGTATCTTCGCACTCTGA